A single window of Nasonia vitripennis strain AsymCx chromosome 4, Nvit_psr_1.1, whole genome shotgun sequence DNA harbors:
- the CYP314A1 gene encoding cytochrome P450 314A1 isoform X3, protein MLLTVAWVEVLLATAIGAMVLLSNYCSSWLFWKKKSPKDSDTADSVQLPQKKSKTVQDVPGPVSFPIIGTSWIFFGFGPYHIDKIHEAYKDMKMRYGPVCKQESYWNWPIISVFDRSGIETILKRSSKYPLRPAQEIISHYRQTRTDRYTNLGLVNEQGVTWQKLRATLTPELTGVKTILGFFPALNGVTDDFVDLIRNRRTGCNVIGFEELAYRMGLESTCMLMLGRHLGFLKPESVGTLTNRLAEAVRMHFVASRDAFYGFPTWKLYATSAYKNLTDSEETIYNIISDLIEATIKEHQESAKDESIEAVFLSILREKTLDIRDKRAAIVDFIAAGIHTVGNTLVFLLHTIGRNPEVRKKLQEEADSLVPPRCDISMGDLKNAKYIRAFITEVFRLLPTAPCIARILEESADLSGYHLKPGTVVLLHTWIAGLDEANFKDADKCIPERWLHPEKYVPHSPLLVAPFGFGRRICPGKRFVEQALQLMVAKMVREFDVIADEELGLQFEYIMAPKGPVTLSFRDRVDVT, encoded by the exons ATGCTGCTGACGGTGGCATGGGTCGAGGTGCTTTTGGCAACGGCCATCGGAGCGATGGTGCTGTTGTCCAACTACTGTTCGTCTTGGCTATTCTGgaagaaaaagtcgccgaagGATTCTG ATACCGCAGACAGCGTGCAACTGCCGCAGAAGAAGTCGAAAACGGTTCAAGATGTGCCGGGGCCTGTATCCTTTCCCATAATCGGCACTTCGTGGATATTCTTCGGATTCGGACCCTACCACATAGACAAGATCCACGAGGCGTACAAAG ATATGAAGATGCGATACGGACCGGTGTGCAAGCAGGAGTCTTACTGGAACTGGCCGATTATCTCGGTGTTCGACCGCAGTGGAATCGAGACGATTCTTAAACGTTCCAGCAAGTATCCTCTGAGGCCCGCGCAAGAGATAATATCGCATTACCGACAGACCAGGACCGATCGATACACCAATCTTGGACTCGTCAATGA GCAGGGCGTAACGTGGCAGAAATTGCGGGCTACCCTGACGCCGGAACTAACGGGGGTTAAAACCATCCTAGGTTTCTTTCCCGCGCTCAACGGCGTGACCGACGACTTCGTCGATCTGATACGGAATCGAAGAACCGGATGCAACGTGATCGGATTCGAGGAACTAGCATACAGAATGGGTCTCGAGA GCACGTGCATGTTGATGCTTGGTAGACACTTGGGCTTTTTGAAGCCAGAATCTGTCGGTACGTTGACGAACAGATTAGCCGAAGCGGTCAGAATGCATTTCGTCGCCTCGAGAGATGCCTTCTACGGCTTTCCCACGTGGAAACTGTATGCCACATCTGCCTACAAGAACCTGACGGACAGCGAGGAGACGATTTACAA CATAATTTCGGATCTGATCGAAGCGACTATAAAGGAACATCAAGAAAGCGCAAAGGACGAGAGCATCGAAGCAGTTTTTCTGTCAATTTTGCGAGAAAAGACTCTCGACATACGGGACAAGAGGGCTGCCATCGTAGACTTCATCGCTGCCGGGATTCACACA GTGGGAAACACGTTGGTGTTCTTGCTCCACACAATCGGCAGGAATCCGGAGGTTCGAAAAAAGTTACAGGAAGAAGCGGACTCTTTGGTGCCTCCACGCTGCGACATCAGCATGGGCGACCTAAAGAATGCCAAGTATATTCGAGCTTTCATCACTGAGGTATTCAG ATTACTGCCGACGGCGCCGTGCATCGCGCGAATACTCGAAGAATCGGCTGACCTCAGCGGTTATCATCTCAAACCAGGG ACTGTAGTGTTGCTTCACACTTGGATAGCCGGCTTGGACGAGGCGAATTTCAAAGATGCCGACAAGTGCATACCGGAGAGATGGTTGCATCCAGAAAAATATGTGCCACACTCACCTCTGCTGGTTGCGCCTTTCGGTTTTGGTCGACGTATCTGCCCTGGCAAACGATTCGTCGAGCAAGCTTTACAACTTATGGTCGCAAAG ATGGTTCGTGAATTCGACGTAATCGCCGATGAGGAACTCGGCCTGCAATTCGAATACATAATGGCACCAAAGGGACCGGTCACGCTTTCCTTCCGCGATCGCGTTGACGTGACGTGA
- the CYP314A1 gene encoding cytochrome P450 314A1 isoform X1: MQRNTGVFQAVSSPPFLSTKNDKTVSSCNMLLTVAWVEVLLATAIGAMVLLSNYCSSWLFWKKKSPKDSDTADSVQLPQKKSKTVQDVPGPVSFPIIGTSWIFFGFGPYHIDKIHEAYKDMKMRYGPVCKQESYWNWPIISVFDRSGIETILKRSSKYPLRPAQEIISHYRQTRTDRYTNLGLVNEQGVTWQKLRATLTPELTGVKTILGFFPALNGVTDDFVDLIRNRRTGCNVIGFEELAYRMGLESTCMLMLGRHLGFLKPESVGTLTNRLAEAVRMHFVASRDAFYGFPTWKLYATSAYKNLTDSEETIYNIISDLIEATIKEHQESAKDESIEAVFLSILREKTLDIRDKRAAIVDFIAAGIHTVGNTLVFLLHTIGRNPEVRKKLQEEADSLVPPRCDISMGDLKNAKYIRAFITEVFRLLPTAPCIARILEESADLSGYHLKPGTVVLLHTWIAGLDEANFKDADKCIPERWLHPEKYVPHSPLLVAPFGFGRRICPGKRFVEQALQLMVAKMVREFDVIADEELGLQFEYIMAPKGPVTLSFRDRVDVT; this comes from the exons ATGCAGCGTAATACAGGCGTGTTCCAAGCCGTATCCTCTCCGCCATTCTTGAGTacaaaaaac GATAAAACGGTGAGCAGCTGTAACATGCTGCTGACGGTGGCATGGGTCGAGGTGCTTTTGGCAACGGCCATCGGAGCGATGGTGCTGTTGTCCAACTACTGTTCGTCTTGGCTATTCTGgaagaaaaagtcgccgaagGATTCTG ATACCGCAGACAGCGTGCAACTGCCGCAGAAGAAGTCGAAAACGGTTCAAGATGTGCCGGGGCCTGTATCCTTTCCCATAATCGGCACTTCGTGGATATTCTTCGGATTCGGACCCTACCACATAGACAAGATCCACGAGGCGTACAAAG ATATGAAGATGCGATACGGACCGGTGTGCAAGCAGGAGTCTTACTGGAACTGGCCGATTATCTCGGTGTTCGACCGCAGTGGAATCGAGACGATTCTTAAACGTTCCAGCAAGTATCCTCTGAGGCCCGCGCAAGAGATAATATCGCATTACCGACAGACCAGGACCGATCGATACACCAATCTTGGACTCGTCAATGA GCAGGGCGTAACGTGGCAGAAATTGCGGGCTACCCTGACGCCGGAACTAACGGGGGTTAAAACCATCCTAGGTTTCTTTCCCGCGCTCAACGGCGTGACCGACGACTTCGTCGATCTGATACGGAATCGAAGAACCGGATGCAACGTGATCGGATTCGAGGAACTAGCATACAGAATGGGTCTCGAGA GCACGTGCATGTTGATGCTTGGTAGACACTTGGGCTTTTTGAAGCCAGAATCTGTCGGTACGTTGACGAACAGATTAGCCGAAGCGGTCAGAATGCATTTCGTCGCCTCGAGAGATGCCTTCTACGGCTTTCCCACGTGGAAACTGTATGCCACATCTGCCTACAAGAACCTGACGGACAGCGAGGAGACGATTTACAA CATAATTTCGGATCTGATCGAAGCGACTATAAAGGAACATCAAGAAAGCGCAAAGGACGAGAGCATCGAAGCAGTTTTTCTGTCAATTTTGCGAGAAAAGACTCTCGACATACGGGACAAGAGGGCTGCCATCGTAGACTTCATCGCTGCCGGGATTCACACA GTGGGAAACACGTTGGTGTTCTTGCTCCACACAATCGGCAGGAATCCGGAGGTTCGAAAAAAGTTACAGGAAGAAGCGGACTCTTTGGTGCCTCCACGCTGCGACATCAGCATGGGCGACCTAAAGAATGCCAAGTATATTCGAGCTTTCATCACTGAGGTATTCAG ATTACTGCCGACGGCGCCGTGCATCGCGCGAATACTCGAAGAATCGGCTGACCTCAGCGGTTATCATCTCAAACCAGGG ACTGTAGTGTTGCTTCACACTTGGATAGCCGGCTTGGACGAGGCGAATTTCAAAGATGCCGACAAGTGCATACCGGAGAGATGGTTGCATCCAGAAAAATATGTGCCACACTCACCTCTGCTGGTTGCGCCTTTCGGTTTTGGTCGACGTATCTGCCCTGGCAAACGATTCGTCGAGCAAGCTTTACAACTTATGGTCGCAAAG ATGGTTCGTGAATTCGACGTAATCGCCGATGAGGAACTCGGCCTGCAATTCGAATACATAATGGCACCAAAGGGACCGGTCACGCTTTCCTTCCGCGATCGCGTTGACGTGACGTGA
- the CYP314A1 gene encoding cytochrome P450 314A1 isoform 1 (isoform 1 is encoded by transcript variant 1) translates to MIRRASVSSAAPMHSSIRHLMDKTVSSCNMLLTVAWVEVLLATAIGAMVLLSNYCSSWLFWKKKSPKDSDTADSVQLPQKKSKTVQDVPGPVSFPIIGTSWIFFGFGPYHIDKIHEAYKDMKMRYGPVCKQESYWNWPIISVFDRSGIETILKRSSKYPLRPAQEIISHYRQTRTDRYTNLGLVNEQGVTWQKLRATLTPELTGVKTILGFFPALNGVTDDFVDLIRNRRTGCNVIGFEELAYRMGLESTCMLMLGRHLGFLKPESVGTLTNRLAEAVRMHFVASRDAFYGFPTWKLYATSAYKNLTDSEETIYNIISDLIEATIKEHQESAKDESIEAVFLSILREKTLDIRDKRAAIVDFIAAGIHTVGNTLVFLLHTIGRNPEVRKKLQEEADSLVPPRCDISMGDLKNAKYIRAFITEVFRLLPTAPCIARILEESADLSGYHLKPGTVVLLHTWIAGLDEANFKDADKCIPERWLHPEKYVPHSPLLVAPFGFGRRICPGKRFVEQALQLMVAKMVREFDVIADEELGLQFEYIMAPKGPVTLSFRDRVDVT, encoded by the exons GATAAAACGGTGAGCAGCTGTAACATGCTGCTGACGGTGGCATGGGTCGAGGTGCTTTTGGCAACGGCCATCGGAGCGATGGTGCTGTTGTCCAACTACTGTTCGTCTTGGCTATTCTGgaagaaaaagtcgccgaagGATTCTG ATACCGCAGACAGCGTGCAACTGCCGCAGAAGAAGTCGAAAACGGTTCAAGATGTGCCGGGGCCTGTATCCTTTCCCATAATCGGCACTTCGTGGATATTCTTCGGATTCGGACCCTACCACATAGACAAGATCCACGAGGCGTACAAAG ATATGAAGATGCGATACGGACCGGTGTGCAAGCAGGAGTCTTACTGGAACTGGCCGATTATCTCGGTGTTCGACCGCAGTGGAATCGAGACGATTCTTAAACGTTCCAGCAAGTATCCTCTGAGGCCCGCGCAAGAGATAATATCGCATTACCGACAGACCAGGACCGATCGATACACCAATCTTGGACTCGTCAATGA GCAGGGCGTAACGTGGCAGAAATTGCGGGCTACCCTGACGCCGGAACTAACGGGGGTTAAAACCATCCTAGGTTTCTTTCCCGCGCTCAACGGCGTGACCGACGACTTCGTCGATCTGATACGGAATCGAAGAACCGGATGCAACGTGATCGGATTCGAGGAACTAGCATACAGAATGGGTCTCGAGA GCACGTGCATGTTGATGCTTGGTAGACACTTGGGCTTTTTGAAGCCAGAATCTGTCGGTACGTTGACGAACAGATTAGCCGAAGCGGTCAGAATGCATTTCGTCGCCTCGAGAGATGCCTTCTACGGCTTTCCCACGTGGAAACTGTATGCCACATCTGCCTACAAGAACCTGACGGACAGCGAGGAGACGATTTACAA CATAATTTCGGATCTGATCGAAGCGACTATAAAGGAACATCAAGAAAGCGCAAAGGACGAGAGCATCGAAGCAGTTTTTCTGTCAATTTTGCGAGAAAAGACTCTCGACATACGGGACAAGAGGGCTGCCATCGTAGACTTCATCGCTGCCGGGATTCACACA GTGGGAAACACGTTGGTGTTCTTGCTCCACACAATCGGCAGGAATCCGGAGGTTCGAAAAAAGTTACAGGAAGAAGCGGACTCTTTGGTGCCTCCACGCTGCGACATCAGCATGGGCGACCTAAAGAATGCCAAGTATATTCGAGCTTTCATCACTGAGGTATTCAG ATTACTGCCGACGGCGCCGTGCATCGCGCGAATACTCGAAGAATCGGCTGACCTCAGCGGTTATCATCTCAAACCAGGG ACTGTAGTGTTGCTTCACACTTGGATAGCCGGCTTGGACGAGGCGAATTTCAAAGATGCCGACAAGTGCATACCGGAGAGATGGTTGCATCCAGAAAAATATGTGCCACACTCACCTCTGCTGGTTGCGCCTTTCGGTTTTGGTCGACGTATCTGCCCTGGCAAACGATTCGTCGAGCAAGCTTTACAACTTATGGTCGCAAAG ATGGTTCGTGAATTCGACGTAATCGCCGATGAGGAACTCGGCCTGCAATTCGAATACATAATGGCACCAAAGGGACCGGTCACGCTTTCCTTCCGCGATCGCGTTGACGTGACGTGA
- the CYP314A1 gene encoding cytochrome P450 314A1 isoform X2 → MYRSIHSPTRRLSLDKTVSSCNMLLTVAWVEVLLATAIGAMVLLSNYCSSWLFWKKKSPKDSDTADSVQLPQKKSKTVQDVPGPVSFPIIGTSWIFFGFGPYHIDKIHEAYKDMKMRYGPVCKQESYWNWPIISVFDRSGIETILKRSSKYPLRPAQEIISHYRQTRTDRYTNLGLVNEQGVTWQKLRATLTPELTGVKTILGFFPALNGVTDDFVDLIRNRRTGCNVIGFEELAYRMGLESTCMLMLGRHLGFLKPESVGTLTNRLAEAVRMHFVASRDAFYGFPTWKLYATSAYKNLTDSEETIYNIISDLIEATIKEHQESAKDESIEAVFLSILREKTLDIRDKRAAIVDFIAAGIHTVGNTLVFLLHTIGRNPEVRKKLQEEADSLVPPRCDISMGDLKNAKYIRAFITEVFRLLPTAPCIARILEESADLSGYHLKPGTVVLLHTWIAGLDEANFKDADKCIPERWLHPEKYVPHSPLLVAPFGFGRRICPGKRFVEQALQLMVAKMVREFDVIADEELGLQFEYIMAPKGPVTLSFRDRVDVT, encoded by the exons GATAAAACGGTGAGCAGCTGTAACATGCTGCTGACGGTGGCATGGGTCGAGGTGCTTTTGGCAACGGCCATCGGAGCGATGGTGCTGTTGTCCAACTACTGTTCGTCTTGGCTATTCTGgaagaaaaagtcgccgaagGATTCTG ATACCGCAGACAGCGTGCAACTGCCGCAGAAGAAGTCGAAAACGGTTCAAGATGTGCCGGGGCCTGTATCCTTTCCCATAATCGGCACTTCGTGGATATTCTTCGGATTCGGACCCTACCACATAGACAAGATCCACGAGGCGTACAAAG ATATGAAGATGCGATACGGACCGGTGTGCAAGCAGGAGTCTTACTGGAACTGGCCGATTATCTCGGTGTTCGACCGCAGTGGAATCGAGACGATTCTTAAACGTTCCAGCAAGTATCCTCTGAGGCCCGCGCAAGAGATAATATCGCATTACCGACAGACCAGGACCGATCGATACACCAATCTTGGACTCGTCAATGA GCAGGGCGTAACGTGGCAGAAATTGCGGGCTACCCTGACGCCGGAACTAACGGGGGTTAAAACCATCCTAGGTTTCTTTCCCGCGCTCAACGGCGTGACCGACGACTTCGTCGATCTGATACGGAATCGAAGAACCGGATGCAACGTGATCGGATTCGAGGAACTAGCATACAGAATGGGTCTCGAGA GCACGTGCATGTTGATGCTTGGTAGACACTTGGGCTTTTTGAAGCCAGAATCTGTCGGTACGTTGACGAACAGATTAGCCGAAGCGGTCAGAATGCATTTCGTCGCCTCGAGAGATGCCTTCTACGGCTTTCCCACGTGGAAACTGTATGCCACATCTGCCTACAAGAACCTGACGGACAGCGAGGAGACGATTTACAA CATAATTTCGGATCTGATCGAAGCGACTATAAAGGAACATCAAGAAAGCGCAAAGGACGAGAGCATCGAAGCAGTTTTTCTGTCAATTTTGCGAGAAAAGACTCTCGACATACGGGACAAGAGGGCTGCCATCGTAGACTTCATCGCTGCCGGGATTCACACA GTGGGAAACACGTTGGTGTTCTTGCTCCACACAATCGGCAGGAATCCGGAGGTTCGAAAAAAGTTACAGGAAGAAGCGGACTCTTTGGTGCCTCCACGCTGCGACATCAGCATGGGCGACCTAAAGAATGCCAAGTATATTCGAGCTTTCATCACTGAGGTATTCAG ATTACTGCCGACGGCGCCGTGCATCGCGCGAATACTCGAAGAATCGGCTGACCTCAGCGGTTATCATCTCAAACCAGGG ACTGTAGTGTTGCTTCACACTTGGATAGCCGGCTTGGACGAGGCGAATTTCAAAGATGCCGACAAGTGCATACCGGAGAGATGGTTGCATCCAGAAAAATATGTGCCACACTCACCTCTGCTGGTTGCGCCTTTCGGTTTTGGTCGACGTATCTGCCCTGGCAAACGATTCGTCGAGCAAGCTTTACAACTTATGGTCGCAAAG ATGGTTCGTGAATTCGACGTAATCGCCGATGAGGAACTCGGCCTGCAATTCGAATACATAATGGCACCAAAGGGACCGGTCACGCTTTCCTTCCGCGATCGCGTTGACGTGACGTGA
- the CYP314A1 gene encoding cytochrome P450 314A1 isoform 2 (isoform 2 is encoded by transcript variant 2), with product MIRRASVSSAAPMHSSIRHLMDKTVSSCNMLLTVAWVEVLLATAIGAMVLLSNYCSSWLFWKKKSPKDSDTADSVQLPQKKSKTVQDVPGPVSFPIIGTSWIFFGFGPYHIDKIHEAYKDMKMRYGPVCKQESYWNWPIISVFDRSGIETILKRSSKYPLRPAQEIISHYRQTRTDRYTNLGLVNEQGVTWQKLRATLTPELTGVKTILGFFPALNGVTDDFVDLIRNRRTGCNVIGFEELAYRMGLESTCMLMLGRHLGFLKPESVGTLTNRLAEAVRMHFVASRDAFYGFPTWKLYATSAYKNLTDSEETIYNIISDLIEATIKEHQESAKDESIEAVFLSILREKTLDIRDKRAAIVDFIAAGIHTVGNTLVFLLHTIGRNPEVRKKLQEEADSLVPPRCDISMGDLKNAKYIRAFITEVFR from the exons GATAAAACGGTGAGCAGCTGTAACATGCTGCTGACGGTGGCATGGGTCGAGGTGCTTTTGGCAACGGCCATCGGAGCGATGGTGCTGTTGTCCAACTACTGTTCGTCTTGGCTATTCTGgaagaaaaagtcgccgaagGATTCTG ATACCGCAGACAGCGTGCAACTGCCGCAGAAGAAGTCGAAAACGGTTCAAGATGTGCCGGGGCCTGTATCCTTTCCCATAATCGGCACTTCGTGGATATTCTTCGGATTCGGACCCTACCACATAGACAAGATCCACGAGGCGTACAAAG ATATGAAGATGCGATACGGACCGGTGTGCAAGCAGGAGTCTTACTGGAACTGGCCGATTATCTCGGTGTTCGACCGCAGTGGAATCGAGACGATTCTTAAACGTTCCAGCAAGTATCCTCTGAGGCCCGCGCAAGAGATAATATCGCATTACCGACAGACCAGGACCGATCGATACACCAATCTTGGACTCGTCAATGA GCAGGGCGTAACGTGGCAGAAATTGCGGGCTACCCTGACGCCGGAACTAACGGGGGTTAAAACCATCCTAGGTTTCTTTCCCGCGCTCAACGGCGTGACCGACGACTTCGTCGATCTGATACGGAATCGAAGAACCGGATGCAACGTGATCGGATTCGAGGAACTAGCATACAGAATGGGTCTCGAGA GCACGTGCATGTTGATGCTTGGTAGACACTTGGGCTTTTTGAAGCCAGAATCTGTCGGTACGTTGACGAACAGATTAGCCGAAGCGGTCAGAATGCATTTCGTCGCCTCGAGAGATGCCTTCTACGGCTTTCCCACGTGGAAACTGTATGCCACATCTGCCTACAAGAACCTGACGGACAGCGAGGAGACGATTTACAA CATAATTTCGGATCTGATCGAAGCGACTATAAAGGAACATCAAGAAAGCGCAAAGGACGAGAGCATCGAAGCAGTTTTTCTGTCAATTTTGCGAGAAAAGACTCTCGACATACGGGACAAGAGGGCTGCCATCGTAGACTTCATCGCTGCCGGGATTCACACA GTGGGAAACACGTTGGTGTTCTTGCTCCACACAATCGGCAGGAATCCGGAGGTTCGAAAAAAGTTACAGGAAGAAGCGGACTCTTTGGTGCCTCCACGCTGCGACATCAGCATGGGCGACCTAAAGAATGCCAAGTATATTCGAGCTTTCATCACTGAGGTATTCAGGTAA